GTGCTGGCGATCGAGCGCAGGTCGTACGGCTCCGACACGCTGTCGACGCATGCGCTGATGCGGCCCGCCGTGCTGCAGCTGTCGCGCTGGGGCCTGCTCCAGCCGCTGCGCAAGGCCGGCACACCGCTGATCGAGGCGACAACGTTCCACTATGGCGATGACGAGATCACCATCCCGCTCAATGCCGGGCCCGACCTTCCCGGGCTGATCGCGCCGCGGCGCACCGTGCTCGACCGCGCCCTCGTCGACGCCGCGCGCAAGGCCGGCGCCGAGGTCCTGCACGACATGGCGGTCGGCGACCTGTTTGCCGACACGCGCGGGCGCGTGCGCGGCGTCGAGATCCGCGGCGCCGGCCGCACCGCCCTGCGGGTGAGCGCCGACATCGTCATAGGCGCCGACGGCATCGGCTCGCTGGTGGCCAAATGCTGCGACGCGCAGATGCTCAGAAGCGGCACGGTTTCGGCCGCCCATGTCTATGGCTACGCGCCCGTCGAGCCAGGTGCCGGCTACCATTGGTATTTTCGCGACGGCATCGCCGGTTCCCTGATTCCCACCAATGACGGGTTTGCCTGCATCGTCGCCTCGGTGCCGACGCGCATGTTCGACCAGCGCTTCCGCGTCGGCCATGGCCGCGCCCGCATGGAGGTGCTGGAGGCGCTCTCGCCGGCGCTGGCCGAACAGGCGAGCCGGGCGCCGAAGGACGTCCGCCTGCAGGCCTTCCGCGGCGTACCGGGCTACATCCGCCAGGCCCATGGCCCGGGCTGGGCGCTGGTCGGCGACGCCGGCTTCTTCCGCGACCCGATCACCTCGCACGGCATTGCCGACGCCCTTCGCGATGCCGAGACCCTTGCGCGGGCGATCCTCGACGGATCGGAAGCAGCCTTCGCGGCCTGGCAGCAGGAGCGCGACCGCTTCGCCCACCAGATCCTCGACACCACGGACGCCATTGCCGGCTTCGACTGGTCGCTGGCCGATCTCGGCGAGCGGCATCGCCGCTTCAGCGCCGTCCTGAAAGCCGAGGTCCAGGCGCTGGCCGGACAGCCAATGCCGGTCCATCGCGCCTTGCCCGCCATGAGCGGCCTGGCGACCTGTCGAGCGCCGGCAAACCAGGACGAACCGCAGGCAATGGCGGGTTCGAACCTCCATCGCAACCGAACCGGAGCAAGACCATGACCGTGCATCTGATGAAGGACGGCTGGATCGGCGTCATCAACGGAAGGCCGCAAGTAGGCGCCGTCGCCGAGCGTTCGCGGCGCACGCGGCCCGAGGATATCGACGCCTTCGCCGACATGACCGGCGACCGCAACCCGCTGCATTACGACAAGCGGCTCGCCGAGGCTTCG
The window above is part of the Mesorhizobium sp. WSM4904 genome. Proteins encoded here:
- a CDS encoding FAD-dependent monooxygenase — encoded protein: MPITPIRSLPPVPRRGHYDAIIVGARCAGASTALLLARAGLKVLAIERRSYGSDTLSTHALMRPAVLQLSRWGLLQPLRKAGTPLIEATTFHYGDDEITIPLNAGPDLPGLIAPRRTVLDRALVDAARKAGAEVLHDMAVGDLFADTRGRVRGVEIRGAGRTALRVSADIVIGADGIGSLVAKCCDAQMLRSGTVSAAHVYGYAPVEPGAGYHWYFRDGIAGSLIPTNDGFACIVASVPTRMFDQRFRVGHGRARMEVLEALSPALAEQASRAPKDVRLQAFRGVPGYIRQAHGPGWALVGDAGFFRDPITSHGIADALRDAETLARAILDGSEAAFAAWQQERDRFAHQILDTTDAIAGFDWSLADLGERHRRFSAVLKAEVQALAGQPMPVHRALPAMSGLATCRAPANQDEPQAMAGSNLHRNRTGARP